One Plasmodium reichenowi strain SY57 chromosome Unknown, whole genome shotgun sequence DNA window includes the following coding sequences:
- a CDS encoding V-type proton ATPase 16 kDa proteolipid subunit, putative, with protein FLSHFIVTPAEGYSTFAGYAHLSSGLIVGLSSLAAGLAIGIVGDAGVRANAQQNRLFIGMILILVFSETLALYGLIIGIYISIAETPKLCAPYNV; from the exons TTTTTATCCCATTTTATAGTGACACCAGCTGAGGGCTATTCCACTTTTGCTGGATATGCACATTTATCCTCAGGATTAATAGTAGGATTAAGTTCATTG GCTGCCGGTTTAGCTATTGGTATAGTAGGAGATGCAGGTGTAAGAGCAAATGCACAACAAAATAGATTATTTATTGGTATGATTTTGATTCTTGTTTTTTCTGAAACCTTAGCATTATATG GTTTAATTATTGGTATATATATCTCCATCGCAGAAACACCAAAATTATGTGCACCCTATAATgtgtaa